The nucleotide sequence TTCTTCCGGCTTTTGAAGACGGGGCTGGGGCTTGAGACCTTCCAGGTGCGGGGGCTTGCCCGGATCCGGAAGGTGGTGGCGGTTTTGCTGGGGCTGGCGGTGTTCCTTTGGGAAGTTGAGCGGTTGGGGGATCCGTTCAAGGGGTTTCTTTTGCAGCTCGGGGGCAAGCTGGGGCTGCCCAGCGAGAGGGATGGTCCGTACCTGCTCCTGAGGGGCCTGGTTCGCCTGCTCAACTATGAAGTCACCCAAGAACTCTTGAAGCAGGCTAAGGGAGGGCGAGGAAGGAGTTTTGGGTAAAGCCCTGTACCTTTTCCCTTGACAGGGGGAAGGGGGACGGCTACACTAGCCTTTGGCGTTTGGGCCGCTAGCTCAACCGGTAGAGCAACCGACTCTTAATCGGTGGGTTACAGGTTCGAGTCCTGTGCGGCCCACCATACCCCCCGGGATCGCCCGGGGCCTTTTTATGATGGGGCCCATGGACCTACCCCAAAGCCCCTTGGACCTTCTGGCCCTGGACCTGCCCCAGGGGGAGCCCTGGGGTTATGCCTTTGCCCAGGCCCTTCTCAGGGCACCCTGGGCCTGGCGGGCTTTAAGACCCACCCCGGGCATCCTGGAGCTTATCCAGAAGGACCTCGAGGCCCGCTTCCTGGAGCTGGAGCGCCTAAGGAGGGAGTCCCCCCTGGAAAGCCTAGGGGAGCGGCCGCCCCACCCTGCGGAGGAGGGAGCCCTAAAGGCCCTTTTGCACCGGGACCCCGGGGCCATGGTAAGGGTGCTCCAGGCCCACGGGCCCTGGCCCTTTGCCCTTTACCGCGCCTTCCGCTTTGACGGAACGCTTCACCCCTTGCCCCGCCCCCGCCTCCCCCGGCCGGACGAGCTCGTGGGCTACGAGGCCCAGCTACAGGCCCTCACAGAGAACGCGCGGCGGTTTCTCCAGGGCAAGCCCGCCCTGCATACCCTCCTTTACGGAGCCCGGGGTACGGGAAAGAGCACCGCGGCCAAAAGCCTCCTCCACCTA is from Thermus islandicus DSM 21543 and encodes:
- a CDS encoding DUF815 domain-containing protein, which gives rise to MDLPQSPLDLLALDLPQGEPWGYAFAQALLRAPWAWRALRPTPGILELIQKDLEARFLELERLRRESPLESLGERPPHPAEEGALKALLHRDPGAMVRVLQAHGPWPFALYRAFRFDGTLHPLPRPRLPRPDELVGYEAQLQALTENARRFLQGKPALHTLLYGARGTGKSTAAKSLLHLEGARMVEVEKGALPRLEALLERLALLPHRFFLFLDDLSLDSEDEAFHHLKALLEGSLEGPPENVLLLATSNRRHLVRLGENPLPGEAPEAWDALQESLALAERFGLVLTFPPFDKALYLKAVAHHLGRTLTEEEAREALRFALARGFSGRVARQFALTRA